In Thermococcus thioreducens, a genomic segment contains:
- a CDS encoding YbhB/YbcL family Raf kinase inhibitor-like protein: MDLEIGSIFHNGEYIPVEFTCDGENVNPPIFIGHIDSRAKSLVIIMDDPDAPGGTFTHWIAWNIPPLGEIPKGVPPQPEVDAPVHVVQGRNDFGRIGYGGPCPPRGHGVHHYHFKVYALDTTLNLKPGSSREELEKAMEGHVIQWGELVGLYERK; this comes from the coding sequence ATGGATTTGGAGATCGGTTCGATATTTCACAACGGGGAGTACATACCAGTTGAGTTCACGTGCGACGGTGAGAACGTCAATCCTCCCATCTTCATCGGCCACATAGACTCCAGGGCCAAAAGCCTGGTCATCATCATGGACGACCCCGACGCCCCAGGAGGAACTTTCACCCACTGGATAGCCTGGAATATCCCCCCGCTTGGGGAGATTCCCAAAGGCGTGCCCCCTCAGCCGGAGGTCGATGCCCCGGTGCATGTTGTTCAGGGGCGCAATGACTTCGGAAGGATAGGCTATGGTGGGCCGTGTCCGCCGAGGGGTCATGGGGTGCACCATTACCACTTCAAGGTCTATGCGCTTGACACGACCCTCAACCTAAAACCCGGCTCAAGCAGGGAAGAACTGGAAAAGGCCATGGAAGGCCACGTTATCCAGTGGGGAGAGCTCGTCGGGCTCTACGAGAGGAAATGA
- a CDS encoding CGP-CTERM sorting domain-containing protein, with protein sequence MKKLVLFFIWLLVFSTVSYALVETQIDPGKLHFYMYGLETCPHCQKMKEEIPKFYGENSLTYYELINNDENNKLFSAQYKYTGIAGVPAIGIAYDGKLVAIVEGEYNVSATPKIVQAALDNGGLILFTGGQAYIIKNETIIQELQAIYVEHRMPGEGQTTTTTASETTSTTTNPGSEICGPGIAVVLAVLPLVLWKKRR encoded by the coding sequence ATGAAGAAGTTGGTGTTGTTTTTCATATGGTTGCTGGTGTTCTCAACGGTCTCCTACGCCCTCGTCGAAACCCAGATCGACCCAGGCAAGCTCCATTTTTACATGTACGGTCTGGAGACATGTCCCCACTGTCAAAAAATGAAGGAAGAGATTCCCAAGTTCTACGGGGAGAACAGCCTAACGTACTACGAGCTGATCAACAACGACGAGAACAACAAGCTCTTTTCGGCCCAGTACAAGTACACCGGTATAGCCGGAGTGCCCGCCATAGGTATAGCGTACGACGGAAAGCTTGTGGCAATAGTTGAAGGAGAATACAACGTCTCAGCTACGCCAAAGATTGTGCAGGCGGCCCTTGACAACGGGGGCTTAATACTCTTCACCGGTGGGCAGGCGTACATAATCAAGAACGAAACAATAATCCAGGAGCTTCAGGCGATATACGTTGAGCACAGAATGCCCGGGGAGGGCCAGACCACAACGACCACCGCATCGGAAACAACATCCACTACAACAAATCCTGGCAGTGAAATCTGCGGTCCCGGAATAGCGGTCGTTCTCGCTGTTCTTCCGCTGGTTCTGTGGAAGAAAAGGCGCTGA
- a CDS encoding electron transporter, with protein MRSEIKGLAIILLASFGVSSLALWALGMVDFVPKFFALAMSDSINPCTFVIYTMLLIALSVREISKKRLYFIGSAFIAAVYISYYLLGVGLLYFAGYLPLWVAGVAAIVFGAYTIATGLMEKSRVGDKSKIRRKIFSSDATAIGAFTLGVIVSTTLLPCSAGSYLVYAIIISKAGKALAFLLLALYNLVFVLPLVVILLAMGSVTESKRFSQAMVRHSRELSVIAGLLLIAIGVWVLAGASL; from the coding sequence ATGAGAAGTGAGATAAAGGGACTGGCGATAATCCTTCTGGCATCCTTCGGGGTGAGTTCCCTTGCGCTGTGGGCGCTGGGTATGGTGGACTTTGTACCCAAGTTCTTCGCTTTAGCTATGAGCGACTCGATAAACCCGTGCACCTTCGTCATATACACCATGCTCCTCATAGCACTCTCCGTAAGGGAGATATCAAAGAAGAGGCTGTATTTCATAGGCTCAGCGTTCATAGCCGCGGTCTACATATCATACTACCTTCTTGGCGTTGGACTGCTGTACTTCGCCGGCTACCTTCCCCTCTGGGTCGCTGGAGTTGCGGCGATAGTATTCGGTGCTTACACCATAGCCACAGGTCTGATGGAGAAGTCCCGCGTCGGCGACAAAAGCAAAATTAGAAGGAAAATATTCAGCAGCGACGCGACAGCCATAGGCGCCTTTACGCTTGGAGTTATAGTATCAACTACGCTGTTGCCCTGCTCGGCCGGTAGCTACCTCGTCTATGCGATAATAATCTCCAAGGCCGGGAAAGCACTTGCATTCCTCCTCCTGGCGCTCTACAACCTCGTCTTTGTCCTACCACTGGTCGTCATACTGCTCGCCATGGGGAGTGTCACCGAGAGCAAGCGCTTCTCCCAGGCCATGGTGCGGCACAGCAGGGAGCTCTCGGTCATAGCCGGTCTGCTCCTGATAGCCATCGGAGTCTGGGTTCTTGCGGGCGCTTCACTTTAG
- a CDS encoding thioredoxin family protein, with amino-acid sequence MDELEMIRRKKMLELMKRAGMIDVKPKRKVVIEVITSPGCPYCPIAWAMAQELERKYEGVVARELSVATPEGQRKAMEHNIMGTPTILIDNRVEFIGVPNFAEFEKRVREKLGLK; translated from the coding sequence ATGGACGAGCTTGAGATGATACGGAGGAAAAAGATGCTCGAACTCATGAAGCGGGCCGGGATGATAGATGTGAAGCCAAAGAGAAAGGTGGTCATTGAGGTCATAACGTCGCCCGGCTGTCCCTACTGCCCGATAGCCTGGGCAATGGCTCAGGAGCTTGAGAGAAAATACGAGGGAGTCGTAGCGAGAGAACTGAGTGTGGCCACTCCCGAAGGCCAGAGGAAGGCCATGGAGCACAACATAATGGGCACTCCAACGATACTCATAGACAACAGGGTGGAGTTCATAGGGGTTCCGAACTTCGCCGAATTCGAGAAAAGGGTGAGGGAAAAGCTCGGCCTAAAGTGA
- a CDS encoding transcriptional regulator, whose translation MKTNAFEVASRYVYPSLRRRLVEILYENGLKQTEIAQLLHITQSAVSRYLRMDRGALMDVSSYPDIEEKLQSLARNIVEKKPGEYEIHRRIVEISLEMLGKGYACSIHSKVDPEVDPGECNICLELFG comes from the coding sequence ATGAAGACCAACGCCTTTGAAGTGGCCTCGCGCTACGTGTACCCATCACTCAGGCGGAGGCTCGTTGAGATACTCTACGAAAACGGCCTGAAGCAGACCGAGATAGCTCAGCTTCTCCACATAACCCAGTCGGCGGTTTCCCGCTATCTTCGGATGGACAGGGGCGCGTTGATGGACGTCTCCAGCTATCCAGACATAGAGGAGAAACTCCAGTCCCTCGCCCGAAACATAGTCGAGAAGAAGCCGGGTGAATACGAGATACACCGGAGAATAGTGGAGATATCTCTGGAAATGCTCGGAAAGGGATACGCCTGCTCCATCCACTCCAAAGTCGACCCCGAGGTCGACCCGGGGGAGTGTAACATCTGCCTAGAACTTTTCGGATGA
- the hcp gene encoding hydroxylamine reductase produces the protein MAIRVPEAFDMLCNQCSMSLAGGCTIRGVCGKDPDLNSLQEALLYGIKGTSAYYYHALEVGYDDPRIGHFLAEALYSTLTNVNFDKNRFLELILENGRVHLEAMKLLDKAYVETFGRPEPVEVPTGTAEGHGILVTGHSYKALYELLRQIEEMGLEEELKVYTHAEMFPAHAYPELRKFKALYGNWGGSWLYQKKEFAEFPGVILGTSNCVQQPTKAYADRIFTVGIAGLEGVPHIEDYNFEPLIKRALETPRMEAYDGGKLLTGFHHTNVLAMKDKLIELIQEGKIRHIFVVGGCDTPHKGMGYYEKLTGLIPKDALILSAACGKFRYNARDYGTIEGIPRFLDFGQCNNVYSIIEIAIALANELGTDVNSLPVSIVLSWMEQKAIAILYSLLYLGIKGIYIGPRPPEFLTPNVFEILRRQFDLRLTGDPEADLRDMLGKGISVEEGSPLAEELD, from the coding sequence ATGGCGATACGCGTTCCGGAAGCGTTTGATATGCTCTGCAACCAGTGTTCGATGAGTTTGGCGGGAGGGTGTACTATAAGGGGAGTCTGCGGCAAAGACCCCGACCTCAACTCGCTCCAGGAGGCCCTGCTCTACGGCATAAAGGGAACATCGGCCTACTACTACCACGCCCTTGAGGTCGGCTACGACGACCCGAGGATAGGCCACTTTTTGGCTGAGGCCCTCTACTCGACCCTGACCAACGTCAACTTCGACAAGAACCGCTTCCTTGAGCTCATCCTTGAGAACGGAAGGGTTCACCTTGAGGCGATGAAGCTCCTCGATAAGGCCTACGTTGAGACCTTCGGAAGGCCGGAGCCGGTTGAAGTCCCGACCGGAACTGCGGAGGGACACGGCATACTCGTCACCGGCCACAGCTACAAGGCTCTGTATGAACTCCTCAGGCAGATCGAGGAGATGGGCCTTGAGGAGGAGCTCAAGGTCTACACCCACGCGGAGATGTTTCCGGCACATGCATACCCCGAGCTGAGGAAGTTCAAAGCGCTCTACGGCAACTGGGGAGGCTCGTGGCTCTACCAGAAGAAGGAATTCGCGGAGTTCCCGGGCGTCATTCTGGGCACAAGCAACTGTGTCCAGCAGCCGACGAAGGCTTACGCCGACAGAATCTTCACCGTTGGGATAGCGGGCCTTGAAGGGGTTCCCCACATCGAGGACTACAACTTCGAGCCGCTCATAAAGCGCGCCCTTGAAACCCCCAGGATGGAGGCTTACGACGGCGGAAAGCTCCTCACCGGCTTCCACCACACCAACGTTTTGGCGATGAAGGACAAACTGATAGAGCTAATCCAGGAGGGCAAGATAAGGCACATCTTCGTCGTGGGCGGTTGTGACACCCCGCACAAGGGCATGGGCTACTACGAGAAGCTCACTGGGCTGATTCCAAAGGATGCGCTGATACTCTCTGCGGCATGCGGCAAGTTCCGCTACAACGCGAGGGACTACGGCACCATTGAGGGCATTCCACGGTTCCTCGACTTCGGCCAGTGCAACAACGTGTACTCGATAATCGAGATTGCAATAGCACTCGCCAATGAACTCGGGACGGATGTGAACTCCCTGCCGGTGAGCATAGTCCTGAGCTGGATGGAGCAGAAAGCCATAGCGATACTCTACTCGCTCCTCTACCTGGGAATCAAGGGCATCTACATCGGACCAAGGCCGCCAGAGTTCCTGACTCCCAATGTGTTTGAGATCCTCAGGAGGCAGTTTGA